The genomic DNA CCCGGACAAATAACTATAAGTTAAGACGGCAATTCGGAaacaaacaagtgaaccacaaaaaggatggaTTACCTTCAGACTCCGTGTCAACATCGTCACACGTCACATCTTCCTGTTGAAGGGTTTGGATCGGATTATTGGTCCCAAAGATCTGTTTTTTCTCATCGTCACTCAGGTGCAACAGCTGCAGCATTGTTGAAAAACGGTGATGCGTCTTGACAAACCTCAGGGTCGAGAGGTTTTTAGCTCCGCATTCTTTGAGGTATATGAGGAAGCTATCCGagcctctgtaggcagacagcaaCGTTGGTCTCGCAAACACAAACGGGTTGTCCTTTGGAACTCCACATTCTTCTCGAACGCTGATCAGGAGTTCGATTGCCGACTCAAACGAGGGCTTTAGTAAAACAGGGAGCATTCTCCCACAGTTCCCTTTGATGCTAACCCTGCTAAAGTATCCACACAGGGCTTTTTCCAAATCCGAGACGGATTCGTCTATGTCATCCAGCTCGTCTGTCTTTTTCCGGAACCTAAAAGCTGTTATTGAAATAGAAGCGACCTCTTTATTCATCCTCTGGTTGAAAGCAATGGTCCGAGCCAGTACTGCCTTGACCAAAGCAACGTAGTTCTCTCTACAGATGTTCTCTTTGAGTTTCTCCTCAGCAGCATGATGAGCCTTCTCCATGTGGTGATGCAGGAGTTTCACATCTTCAGCCAACGGTAGCTTGTGTTCATTTTTCCTCTTGGATTCCTTGATGTCCTTCAAAGCGCAAGAAGAAATGTGCTTATTCCATTTCTTATGATACAACGATTGAAAGGCTTCGCAGGCTTCCACTGCTTTGGCGTCACCCGAGTCCGCAGCCTTATGCTCGACAACGCTGCAGATCTTTCGTAGGTGGTAACCAACCTTAAAGGCCAGAGATGGAAGGGTGAAGGTCTTCTTCTCGGGGTCATACCCTGCGATGGATTTCACGGCAGACAGCACATGTTTAAAGTTAGAGGGCTGAAAGAAATCCTCCAGAGTCTGTATTGGAGTCGATTTTTGGGCCTCCAGCAGAAGTCTTGCTACCTGTCGAAGGCTTTGTCTTATGTACTGATTATTCTTCCCGTCGTCACTGGACTCACTAAACATCTGCTCTCCAAACTGCAGGAGAACTCGATCTTCCATGACCGCTTGCGTCACGCTGTCATAATGCATCTCACATAGGAGGTTTTTAAAGCCCTCGCTTAGGTCTTCACAGCTTTGACTCTGAAGCACATAATGTGATGAGATGAGCTTCCTTTTTCTCGGTGGTCCATCTGCTTCTTTAACCTTTTCGGGACAATTTCTCATGTGCCTCCAAAAATCCTTCCTCAGAAAGAGACCGTGACAATAAGCACAGTGAATGAAATCTGCTGCTTTTGCCGGGGTGCTCATTCTTCTTCGCGCGATAAGCTGTCCGACTCCCGTTTCTAAAACATCCTTATTGTGAGCGAAGTTTCCCTTCTTTATCAGCTTGTTCCATATTCTCTTCCTTTCGATGGAGTGTGGGGGATACTTAAACGCAACAGCGACTTCGGCTTGTTCGCAATGAAACGTTGTAAGATGCCTCGCCATCTTGATCACGGCCTTGGAGCAAAACAAGCAGTAGTTCCTCTTTTCATCAGAACGGGCCTTTTTCCCATCTTCTTTTGGTAACACTACAATTTCTTCAAGCCGTTTCTTCTTTCCTTTGCAGTTATTTTTTGGAGGACTGCTGTTTTTCTCTTCCTCCGACTCGTCCTTTTCCTCGTTTGTGGGGCTTGGTGGGTCGCTGTGACCACCCTCTGAGTCGACAGAGGCCTCAGACTGGCACTCGGAAACATGACCGTCACTTTCGGGTGCGTAATCAGAATTATCGCCCTCCTCTGAACCACTACGGTCTTTAGCCATTTCCTGTCACatgtaaacaaaagaaaaaaaatttatgTAGAGGTAATCTTCCTAACCCTATGTAAACACCAAATGTGTAAATGGTGAAGTTAAAACCTCTCTTCTTTCTcatatctaaaaaaaacatttgtattGTTTTGAGGGTTAAATTAACTTCTCTATGAGAAAATGAATCATTAAATCCTCAGAATGCCTCAACAAAAGCCATATTTGATAGAACAATCCAGCGCCGCTCAGAAATCTGAACTGACTATTTAATACAGGACAGCGTATCGCTCGCCATGTCTTCAAGTAAGATCATGTGATGCAGACAAATGGAGTCAAACTCTGAAAAAGATCTCACGATCGGTTAAAAGTTGATGTGTGTTGTGACTGACTCTGAGCTACAACCACATCAGACCTCAGCTCATAAAAATGACTGAGTTGGAGCCATTCTTGTGTTTGTTAAAGTCCATTTTCTGCAGCAGCCTAAATAAACTGCGTATTTTAAATAACTTCACTCGTTCACcgccactgacgactaaagtcgtcgtttgcatgtttttactgtgtgggcgtcggacgagcccccgcaccgtgagaacaaacatctcagctctaaagccgatcttcatccgcgtacgtcacacgtcacgtgatcaggaagcagaacatccatgtgttaggagatccgtTTTGGGCcgctcctgtaaaaaaaaaaagtgaggcgcgaacccgaaaagcttctgccgatcacaattcaacaacggattacgaaagaacggataatgctcgaaacgcgcggattcttcctgatgtaagaggtgagtcttcgctttgttttggttgttttggttgttttggcgttgacatcatcctagcgcgcaacgttctgtcactcttaaaaaaaacagtaaaaatgcagaaaaacgcaggcagcgaatgagttaataaactacCTTACATAGTTATCCAAAATCAACATGACAAACACCAAAACTAAAAGGAGATTACCTCTGACTGCGCTGGTGATGCTGGTGATCTTGGCTCTACGTCACCAGATGATGAACAATCTGCTGATATCTGAGGctgcaaaaaaacaacaaaagccaTCATAAATCAAGACTTTTATACAACTGAGACATGAATATCAGCAGTCCCAAAGGCAAAAggtagaaaatgaataaaaatgtgttAACACTGATTTACCTCCTCTTCTTGCGCCTGACCTTGTTGAACATCCCTAGCTTCAGTCTGCAGACAGAAGTAAATACCCCATTAGTATGGTGGGTATCTGTGTATTTAACACATTAACCAAAAACCTACCCGTAAAGCCGTTTCCTGCTCTGGTTCATCATCGCTGTCCTCTGGAGGCAGGGACTCCAGCTTAATGAGGAAACGCCATTAGAAcatttaaatctccacaataatCCAGCAAACAAAGATCTTCCTGCTATAACAAACTTACAAGCTTGTTGATGTTCTCCAGCTGTTGAAGTAGTTGTGCACGATTTAAAACTAGTGAGCGTCGTTTGTCACGGTCAGTCTGACAGAAGATGAGAATATAAATGTGTAATCCTAAACTCCAGATATCATTTTTCAGCGAAGCTCCACAGATCTGTAATTCTTCTAGAAAAGGCAATATTGTTCAAGTTTCTATGAATAAtttataaattaaattaaatggagCTAATAATGATTACGTAGCCATTCTTGTTCTTTTATTCCTTAATGCAAATGAAGCTGTTAGTAAAGCCAGCCTGATTTCTCATTACCAAACAAATGAAGACTGTTTGTTTGTGTAGACGGAAATATTACCTGCAATTCGTTAGCAAAACCTAAATTTATTGAAAcaagtgttgttgtttttttgttttgttttgtttttgtgactagACGAACGACAAAAGCTTTATGTGCGATGCAAACAAGTTGTACGAACTGTTGTGTTTGCAGGAGGAATATTTACCTCCCGGGACGGGACTTTGTCGACAGAGACAGACTCATTCACAGCTCCTGGGAAAAAGACAATTCACTTGAGTTTTTTGATGTTTCAAAATGTAAGTTTGCACCGAGTGTTAGTAAACCTTTTTTTTGGTGATTTTTagtctatttaaagagcaagtcacccccaaatcaacttttttttctgataaactatatacagtcaggtccataaatattgggacatcgacacaatgctaacttttttggctctatacaccacctctATAGatgtcaaatgaaacg from Nothobranchius furzeri strain GRZ-AD chromosome 10, NfurGRZ-RIMD1, whole genome shotgun sequence includes the following:
- the LOC129152390 gene encoding uncharacterized protein is translated as MLWKVMDNPAADGSRSTWMDQNGWPTSSSQGLVNNPLTSSQHLRLHSLCDQTSFYTQQQASGQSCMSSVENSQTAAHLDTIPSNSLFYSTPNPSAPHLMSFAQQVPHTSSMQVATRRGKSMPPSSLPQPNHATQPFMSQNPTSLSANNSYETFQTQLLSQGLANRLPDQSFNMTSCEQNVNMSQATFGRCNVESAGQSSNCFNSSTSQQPAQWMPSSHTEGAVNESVSVDKVPSRETDRDKRRSLVLNRAQLLQQLENINKLLESLPPEDSDDEPEQETALRTEARDVQQGQAQEEEPQISADCSSSGDVEPRSPASPAQSEEMAKDRSGSEEGDNSDYAPESDGHVSECQSEASVDSEGGHSDPPSPTNEEKDESEEEKNSSPPKNNCKGKKKRLEEIVVLPKEDGKKARSDEKRNYCLFCSKAVIKMARHLTTFHCEQAEVAVAFKYPPHSIERKRIWNKLIKKGNFAHNKDVLETGVGQLIARRRMSTPAKAADFIHCAYCHGLFLRKDFWRHMRNCPEKVKEADGPPRKRKLISSHYVLQSQSCEDLSEGFKNLLCEMHYDSVTQAVMEDRVLLQFGEQMFSESSDDGKNNQYIRQSLRQVARLLLEAQKSTPIQTLEDFFQPSNFKHVLSAVKSIAGYDPEKKTFTLPSLAFKVGYHLRKICSVVEHKAADSGDAKAVEACEAFQSLYHKKWNKHISSCALKDIKESKRKNEHKLPLAEDVKLLHHHMEKAHHAAEEKLKENICRENYVALVKAVLARTIAFNQRMNKEVASISITAFRFRKKTDELDDIDESVSDLEKALCGYFSRVSIKGNCGRMLPVLLKPSFESAIELLISVREECGVPKDNPFVFARPTLLSAYRGSDSFLIYLKECGAKNLSTLRFVKTHHRFSTMLQLLHLSDDEKKQIFGTNNPIQTLQQEDVTCDDVDTESEASHHKAHPKWDEAEVQAVEKHLKGFIEEHKLPQKDDCLRCLEAEPGALRSRSWKAVKHYVRNRITALQRQGSSSEASRRTRKKRRLEGSQRTSVKSQRSKRQVVTEHPRGTCSPTIESGDFSQERESGETSSNKTSDPKPNRSREKGLWHKAKPKWDEAEVVAVEKHLMCFITEHKLPQKDDCVRCLEAEPHALRNRSWKGVKDYVRNRITALTRQRGSSKKSKRRRPGKLKEPRQSAATSEPSNSQETVTERQNVDTGLSSEPANPGRQQKRRVTTKTTATPKSDQAKGLQQKAKHKWDEEEIRAVEEHLMHFIKKQKVPQKDDCVLCLEAEPDALRNRSWKGIKDYVRNRITTLQRQSGSSTNSAKYYR